The following is a genomic window from Nicotiana tabacum cultivar K326 chromosome 3, ASM71507v2, whole genome shotgun sequence.
ACTAGCTTGATGCTGAGCTTTTATTAATTATAATGTTAcctattttcataaaaaatacatTGTCATATTCGTAGAATCATGTAAAAAATGGCagcctggtgcactaagctcccgctatgcacggGGCCCggagaagggccggaccacaagggtctattgtacgcagccttaccctgcatttctgagAGGCCGTTTACACGGCTTGAACCTGTAACcccctggtcacatggcagcaactttactagttacgccaaggctccccttcattcGCAGAATCATGTGAGTGGAGAAAATACTGATCAAGAAGAGAAGGAGATAAAAGGAAAAGCAAGTGACATATAAAATTCAATATACAAGGTAttctattttcttcaatttcacccGAGCTTTTGTTTTGAGCTAAGAAATCATTATATCAGTCCCAAATTTCTCcgttgattttggtcaaagtacccCAAATTGATTGACCGAATCCGATATGGATCCCACACCCACATCTACGTCGTGTCGGCACGGGTGCGGCACCGAAAAtgaagagtccgagcaacttagctgTATTGAATGATGTTTAGATCAATATTTTGTCCCATTCTACTCCAAGTTTATACAGCTACGTACAAATACTATTTAGTCAAGTAATTAATGCTCATAAAGTTTGGATTTTAAACTACACAGAACTCTCTTGCAAGCTAAACTGTATTTCTGATACAGAATGAACTTTCCATCATGCTTTTTAATTTCTATCAGTCCCTACACATAGATTCTTACTAACATGTTCTCATTGCTCCTTGGTGATTTTAGCAAGTTTTAGCTTATTACGAACCTTAATATCGAGGTATCCAAATTTCCAAATATATCAAGATTCAGTCAGGATACCCATGAGTTCTTTCAGGAATgaacaaagaagagaaaaaaagagagtgtCAAATCAACCAAAAACACCAACCTGAAAGTGTGAGCTGCTCAAGCAACGACTGATCTGACGAAACATCGGAACCATACAGCGCTGAAACTCTGGAGGCTGAGTTGCTTCTAGGACCTCTTCCAGCTCACCTAAGAACATTACTTCCTTTGAACTGTTTGTGATAGGCCAATATTTCAACAGACCTCTTATGACAGTATCAGCAAGCTTGCAGTCCTTTTCCACAAATTGTATTATGCAGTAAGATAACTGCTGATGATACATTTGTGCGCACTTTGGTTTATGAAGTGGGATAAGAGCTCGAACAAGGAACAACTTGTGCTCTTCCTTGAGTGGTAGAGCAAATCCGTTGATTATACTGCCCAAAATTTCTAACAGTTCTGCTATTCCATTATGTTTCTCAGTTTCAAAAATAAACCGATAAAATATGTTGTTGATTGATTTCCTAATGAATGGGCGGTGCACCATGAACTTTCCATATATCCGGTGAAGTACAGTCTTCAAGTACTCTCTTTCCCTAGGATCTTCTGAATCAAAGAGATCTAATATTCTTAGAACAAATGAGTGATCAATGTATCTCTTAGCCAATTTTGCATCTGTCTCTGGTGATGCCACAAACCTGAGAAGGAACTCATACACAATTTGCAAATGTGGCCATGCAGGGTCCATCAATGGTTCATCTTCTTCTACGTCAAAAGCTTCTAAAACTTTGTTTTCGGGAGGCTGGGGAGTAGGAGGCCTGAATAAATTTGAGGATACCATTTTAATTACTTCTTGCATGACTGCTTCTGGAAATTTCCCATTTGCAGAAGTAACGTAATCAACTAGCTCCACCAATGTCTGTCGCTTGATGTCTTTCTCTTTCAAGTTTTTAGTTGGGTCAGAAAAGTCAAACAAGACAGAACACAAGTTCAGCTTTTTGATGAACAAGTTTTGCTTCTCAGAAGCTGGTACATCCCTCAAATTAGGAAATGCCTCATATGAGAAAACTGATGCATTTCCATTCACCTTAGCATTTATAGCCTGTGGAAGTCTATCCCCATGATTCAGTCCTGGAGTTGAAGAACCAGTGACGCCTGAAAGAGACGTAGCACTCAAACTCCCGGATCGGGAACTAGACAAGTCAGCGCTTCTTGAACTATTTGAAGCATTTGACTGAAATGTAGAGCCTCCTCCATCACGATTGTCTGCTGACTTGGATGGCTTCCGTGGGAGCCTATTAAGTATCTGCTTGATCATCTCCTACAAGTAAACCTAAATGCTTTGCTGctcaaaatactcaaaattaAAGACACATCGTCAATCCGAAAGGTCTAAGCTGCAGAAATCCAATTACTAAACCAATTACAGTGATCCACGGAGATCGTGCACCTCACAAAATTCTTATCTTCACCACCCTAAACCAACATAAAAGCTTTATATGGTCCACTGTTGTGCCTGTATAACCAATTGAATCTCCTCATCATTTCAAACAAGATTAacataaaggaaagtaaaatgaagaaaatccaaaatatcTACTGACATAGTTTGACTCAG
Proteins encoded in this region:
- the LOC107760485 gene encoding serine/threonine protein phosphatase 2A 59 kDa regulatory subunit B' eta isoform-like isoform X1 produces the protein MIKQILNRLPRKPSKSADNRDGGGSTFQSNASNSSRSADLSSSRSGSLSATSLSGVTGSSTPGLNHGDRLPQAINAKVNGNASVFSYEAFPNLRDVPASEKQNLFIKKLNLCSVLFDFSDPTKNLKEKDIKRQTLVELVDYVTSANGKFPEAVMQEVIKMVSSNLFRPPTPQPPENKVLEAFDVEEDEPLMDPAWPHLQIVYEFLLRFVASPETDAKLAKRYIDHSFVLRILDLFDSEDPREREYLKTVLHRIYGKFMVHRPFIRKSINNIFYRFIFETEKHNGIAELLEILGSIINGFALPLKEEHKLFLVRALIPLHKPKCAQMYHQQLSYCIIQFVEKDCKLADTVIRGLLKYWPITNSSKEVMFLGELEEVLEATQPPEFQRCMVPMFRQISRCLSSSHFQVAERALFLWNNDHIENLIKQNRKVILPIIFPALEKNTRGHWNQAVQSLTLNVRKIFSDIDPELFEECLHKFEEDLAHEEENKTKREMTWKQLEEIAAIKATSNEPVLVSLRTTPHSPTG
- the LOC107760485 gene encoding serine/threonine protein phosphatase 2A 59 kDa regulatory subunit B' eta isoform-like isoform X2, translated to MIKQILNRLPRKPSKSADNRDGGGSTFQSNASNSSRSADLSSSRSGSLSATSLSGVTGSSTPGLNHGDRLPQAINAKVNGNASVFSYEAFPNLRDVPASEKQNLFIKKLNLCSVLFDFSDPTKNLKEKDIKRQTLVELVDYVTSANGKFPEAVMQEVIKMVSSNLFRPPTPQPPENKVLEAFDVEEDEPLMDPAWPHLQIVYEFLLRFVASPETDAKLAKRYIDHSFVLRILDLFDSEDPREREYLKTVLHRIYGKFMVHRPFIRKSINNIFYRFIFETEKHNGIAELLEILGSIINGFALPLKEEHKLFLVRALIPLHKPKCAQMYHQQLSYCIIQFVEKDCKLADTVIRGLLKYWPITNSSKEVMFLGELEEVLEATQPPEFQRCMVPMFRQISRCLSSSHFQLSCSDSSFSVPHPCRHDVDVGVGSISDSVNQFGVL